The genomic stretch GGTGCCGCGTCAGGGAAGCTGAACGGCGAAACGCTCGGTCTTCAAATGGGTGGCAAATGGACCGATGGTAGTGGATCCACGGAGAATTCCCTCCTTATCGATGGAACGCTTCACAAGATCAGCGAAGAACTCGATTGGCAGTACAACACCTCCGACTGGTTGGCGCCCTGGAGCATTACCGGGGAGAGCGTCCAACTGAAATTTGAACCATTCTGGGATAGAAGCAGTAGCACCGAGCTGGTGGTGTTCGGAAGTCGTGGACACCAATGCTTTGGCCACTACTCCGGGTGGGTGCAGGTGGGGGAACGCAGGATCCAGATCGCGGGGCTGCTCGGCTGGGCCGAGGAGATGCGCAACAGATGGTAGAGCTGAAGCGGCCCTCGGGAGCCCCAAGAATCAAAAATGTGGCGGCGCTCGCCGGGTGGCCTACCGAACTGGTTCCACCGTCATTAGTGGTCATCGTTGATTAAGAGACCAAGCCCGGATGCTGATTGAAGCTCCCCGTGCCGAGCACGCCCTGACCAGGTCGAGCAGGATTCAAGAAGCAGCCACGGTCCCGGTGCGCCTAGAGTGAAGCTCATAGAGCAGACCATTGAAAGGAAACACCCATGAGCACCACCTTCAGTAAAGAGGAAAAGGCAGCGATGCGTGCCGCAGCGGCCGAGGCAAAGGCCGCAAAGCTAGGTGCGGATCTTGAAGCAGCCTGCCTCGGCGCCATCTCCGAGATGACCGGCACGGACAAAGAACTGGCCGAGACCCTGCACCAGCTGGTCAAGAAGAACACCGATTTAGGTGCGAAGACCTGGTACGGAATGCCTGCCTATGCCAACGCAGAGGGCAAGGTTGTGGTGTTTTTCCAAAGCGCAGCCAAGTTCAAGGTGCGCTACGCGACCATCGGTTTCCAGCCCGACGCCATGCTGGATGACGGCAACCTGTGGCCGACGTCCTTCGCCGTAACGAAGCTGAGCGCAGCTGACCAGGAGCACCTTGTGGAACTGCTCAAGAAGGCAGTGAACAAGGCTTAGCGTCTCGAAGGTACATCAGCGTCTGGGCCTCCATTTTTGGAGCCGGGCGCTGATTTATTGCGTCTGAACCGATGGCGGAAACACGAGGCTGACGTGTGGTGCAGATGAGTTGCGTGGTTGTAACGGCAAAGCACCGCGTCTGGGAGAACGGCGCCTAATCGCGCCATTCTTCCCTCAGCGGTTTTAGTGTCTGGGGGATGGGTGCCTCTGTCAGCGAAGGAAACGTGCAGGTGAACTCGCCGCGGTAGCCGAACAGGAATCCGAAGTGCGGATTACGTACCTGCATCTGCATGGTGAAAACGCCTCGTTGATCATCAAAGCTCTCGTACAAATCTGCCGTGCCGGTGAAGGCGGCTGGAAACGTGAAGGCCAACGGACCTTCGTAAAAACGCTGGGCGGTTGTCTGTAAGTGAAGAGTGCCGTCTTCCAGGACCTCCAACTCGAGATCGGTGGCTAGATGCTGGTGTGTACCAAGGTAGTCGACGATCCGGCCCCGTTGCGGGCTAAACACCATGGTGGCGTCGAACCGGCGAATTTTGGAACGTGAGACGTTAAGAGTCCGAACAAAAGTAACGGTTGGTCGGGAAAAGCCATCGAGGTAGGGATAGTTTTCGATGGTGAAGGGGATGTTGTTTCCCTGATCCGGAAACAAGATGTTGCGGTAGGCACCTAGCGCCAGAAAGGGCAACGTCCACCAAGCCCCGCGCCGTACCTCAGTAAAGACCCCGCTACCAATACAGGCATAACCGGAATCTACATCAACGCCAAAGCGTTTTTGGAGCATCGGATGCAGTCGCCGAAAGTCTTCACCCAAGGCCAGTTCAAAAATTGATGCCATTGCTCATTCCGTTTCGTCGTTCGACGGCAGCGTGGACCCTCTCATGGGGAGCCTGATTAGTAAGTAAGCAATTCGGGCCTGCCTGGAGTGAGTCCACGGGCCACCATGAATACATCGATGGGGTCCGAGGTATCGACAACAAAACCGTGGCGTAGATAAAGACGCTGTGCCGGACTTCCTGCCAGTACGTTGAGTCGGAAGGGTCGAATGTCGGTGTGCCGCCGCATGAGGTCGGCCAGTACCGACCCGCCCAGTCCCTTGCCCTGATGCTGCGGATCGATGTAGAAGTGTTCGAGCCACTGACTATCTGGGGTTGGCCGCAGGGCGATGCTTCCCGCAGCAAGTCCATCCAAGGTGATGATCTTCGTGTGCTCGGGTTGGAATCCGTTGAGAAAGCGTTGGCCCACACGCACGGGATCGTAGCGATCGAGGCGTTCAAGATCATTTTTCAGCACGACTGCACGTAACTCAGCAATCCATTGTGCATCGGATTCCGTGGCTGCCCTGAGCGCAAAGGGGGTCTGCATGAGTCAAGTCAAATGGACATTGAGCAAGCGTGCAAGTTGTGGCGATTAATGCATCAGCCGGTCGTTTCTCCCCAAACACCGCTTTCACATTCTCGCTGTTGAGTAGGTCGACGTGACATGCAAAAAGCCACGATTTCTCGTAGCTTTTTACTGTGGTGCGCCCAAAGGGATTCGAACCCCTGACCTTCTGTTCCGTAGACAGATGCTCTATCCAGCTGAGCTATGGGCGCATATTCTTATTTTGGTAGCAACCTTGCGGTTCGACCTCGAATAACTATACAGACGAATGGGCCTCGTGCAAAATCCGTTGGCACTTCGTGCGGTGTGTCGCTAGGTCACGTTCCATGAAGTATACCGGTCTACGTGTCCTTCGTCACTTAATGTGCGATCTGTCGCTTGGTCGAAGCCCGAAAAGTCGGGCTTTTTGTTGAAACTAAATCACGAAAGAGGAAATTTGGCGATCTGGATCACAGGAGGCCGCGACCGTGGCCCCCGTAGCATCGACATATTGCAAATTCAGCCCAATGGAGGGAATGGACATGAGCGAGAGCTCGGACCAGAAGGTCATCGATGCAGCACCGACCACGCACGCAAAGCTAGCCGCTTGGGTGCAGGAAGTCGCGGAACTGACGAAGCCTGACCATGTCTATTGGGTAGACGGCTCGCAGGAGGAGAACGATCGCCTCACCGCCGAGCTGGTTAGCTCCGGCACGCTGCAGAAGCTCACGGATCCTACGTTCCCGAATTCCTTCGCTGCCTTCTCGGACCCCAAAGATGTGGCCCGTGTTGAGGAGCGTACCTTCATCTGCTCCGTGGACAAGAAGGATGCAGGCTTCACTAATAACTGGGAAGAACCAGTCAAGATGAAGTCCATGCTCACCGGGATCTTCGACGGTGCCATGCGTGGTCGCACCATGTACGTCATCCCGTTTGTTATGGGACCACTTGACGCCGAGGCGCCGCAGTACGGCGTGGAGCTTACCGACTCCGCCTACGTGGTCACCTCCATGCGCATTATGGCTCGCATCGGCAATGACGTGTTGCGCAAGATGGAAACCGAAGACGCGTTCTTCGTTCCGGCACTGCACTCCGTTGGCGCCCCACTGGCTGACGGCCAGGAGGATGTTGCATGGCCGTGCAACGCGGAGAAGTGGATTGTTCACTTCCCCGAGGAGCGCTCCATCTGGTCCTACGGCTCGGGCTACGGCGGAAACGCACTGTTGGGCAAGAAGTGCTACGCACTGCGCATCGCCTCGGTGATGGCTCGCGACGAGGGCTGGCTGGCCGAGCACATGCTTATCCTTAAGCTCACCAACCCGGAAGGCAAGAGCTACAACGTGGCAGCGGCCTTCCCGTCGGCCTGTGGCAAGACCAACCTGGCTCTCTTGGATCCGACCATTGATGGTTGGAAGGCCGAGACCCTGGGCGATGACATCAACTGGATGCGCATCGG from Paeniglutamicibacter sp. Y32M11 encodes the following:
- a CDS encoding DUF4166 domain-containing protein — protein: MASIFELALGEDFRRLHPMLQKRFGVDVDSGYACIGSGVFTEVRRGAWWTLPFLALGAYRNILFPDQGNNIPFTIENYPYLDGFSRPTVTFVRTLNVSRSKIRRFDATMVFSPQRGRIVDYLGTHQHLATDLELEVLEDGTLHLQTTAQRFYEGPLAFTFPAAFTGTADLYESFDDQRGVFTMQMQVRNPHFGFLFGYRGEFTCTFPSLTEAPIPQTLKPLREEWRD
- a CDS encoding GNAT family N-acetyltransferase; this encodes MQTPFALRAATESDAQWIAELRAVVLKNDLERLDRYDPVRVGQRFLNGFQPEHTKIITLDGLAAGSIALRPTPDSQWLEHFYIDPQHQGKGLGGSVLADLMRRHTDIRPFRLNVLAGSPAQRLYLRHGFVVDTSDPIDVFMVARGLTPGRPELLTY
- a CDS encoding phosphoenolpyruvate carboxykinase (GTP), with amino-acid sequence MSESSDQKVIDAAPTTHAKLAAWVQEVAELTKPDHVYWVDGSQEENDRLTAELVSSGTLQKLTDPTFPNSFAAFSDPKDVARVEERTFICSVDKKDAGFTNNWEEPVKMKSMLTGIFDGAMRGRTMYVIPFVMGPLDAEAPQYGVELTDSAYVVTSMRIMARIGNDVLRKMETEDAFFVPALHSVGAPLADGQEDVAWPCNAEKWIVHFPEERSIWSYGSGYGGNALLGKKCYALRIASVMARDEGWLAEHMLILKLTNPEGKSYNVAAAFPSACGKTNLALLDPTIDGWKAETLGDDINWMRIGKEGELRGVNPEYGLFGVAPGTGWSTNPNAMRAITKGNSIFTNVALTDEGGVWWEGMTDEAPAHLTDWLGNDWTPDSGRPAAHPNSRFCTPISQVDMLAQEYYSPDGVEIHAILFGGRRKTTIPLVTQARSWTNGIFMGSTLSSETTAAAAGAVGVVRRDPMAMLPFIGYNAGDYLNHWDSIESKANPERLPKIFLVNWFRRNAEGGFAWPGFGDNSRVLKWAIDRIEGKADAVETPIGFVPTGESIDLTGLDMTPAEVEAAVAVDKDEWDTELASIEEWYAKFGEALPVSLRGELDGLKERLGA